One genomic segment of Acidobacteriota bacterium includes these proteins:
- a CDS encoding SDR family NAD(P)-dependent oxidoreductase, translated as MKKRAQDEKREVVVVTGASAGVGRAIVRELAVRGARIGLIARGGDGLEGAKRDVEELGGEAIILPLDVADADAVEAAAKTVEETFGPIDVWVNNAMVSVFSPVKELRPDEVKRVTEVTYLGVVHGTMAALSRMLPRDHGVIVQIGSALAYRGIPLQAAYCGAKHAIQGFNDSLYAELIHDRSAVRLTMVNLPAVNTPQFDWVKSKLPRRAAPVGEIYQPEIAARAVMWAVDNDRREVNVAWNTTKAIVGNAFFPGYGDTYLADNGYDQMTDEPEDPDRPHNLWAPVPGDHGAHGRFDDRAQKHDWYTKANLHRGWLSRAAAIALGAVAVSLKAAGNGQQRKEKKRAKKKASRLSRDLRRGESKYLKDRRGIVGLSALASASMGFIALYQMGIIRHLPEPPLPMMDADKVDASAEAYERFSMPDAVLGLGSYAATMSLAAMGGPDRYRTMPWVPLALGAKVAFDAANAGKLTLDQWTKHKAFCFWCLLAAGATFATVPLVVRELRAAGRAMTGKTAELE; from the coding sequence ATGAAGAAGCGTGCGCAGGATGAGAAACGCGAGGTGGTCGTCGTCACCGGTGCGTCGGCGGGTGTGGGTCGCGCGATCGTGCGGGAGCTCGCAGTCCGTGGTGCTCGGATCGGATTGATCGCGCGCGGAGGGGATGGCCTCGAAGGCGCGAAGCGCGATGTCGAAGAGCTCGGCGGGGAGGCGATCATTCTCCCTCTGGACGTCGCGGATGCTGATGCGGTCGAGGCCGCAGCGAAAACGGTCGAAGAGACCTTCGGTCCAATCGACGTCTGGGTCAACAACGCGATGGTCTCTGTCTTCTCGCCGGTTAAAGAACTGCGGCCTGACGAAGTCAAACGGGTCACGGAGGTGACCTACCTCGGTGTCGTTCATGGAACGATGGCCGCCCTCAGTCGGATGCTTCCGCGCGATCACGGCGTGATCGTCCAGATCGGCTCTGCTCTGGCTTACCGGGGCATTCCGTTGCAGGCGGCTTATTGCGGAGCCAAACACGCGATCCAGGGCTTCAACGATTCGTTGTACGCGGAGCTCATCCACGACAGGAGCGCTGTGCGTCTGACGATGGTGAACCTTCCCGCAGTCAATACTCCGCAGTTCGACTGGGTGAAAAGCAAGCTGCCGCGCCGGGCTGCGCCGGTGGGGGAGATTTACCAGCCCGAGATCGCCGCCCGCGCGGTGATGTGGGCCGTAGACAACGATCGCAGGGAAGTGAACGTCGCGTGGAATACCACGAAGGCGATCGTCGGAAACGCATTCTTTCCCGGCTACGGAGACACCTATCTCGCCGACAACGGCTACGATCAGATGACCGACGAGCCGGAAGATCCGGACCGTCCGCACAATCTGTGGGCACCAGTCCCCGGTGATCATGGAGCTCATGGCCGGTTCGACGACAGAGCGCAGAAACACGACTGGTATACGAAGGCCAATCTGCACCGCGGTTGGCTGAGTCGTGCTGCTGCGATCGCGTTAGGCGCCGTGGCCGTGAGTCTGAAGGCTGCAGGGAATGGTCAGCAGCGGAAAGAGAAGAAGCGGGCGAAGAAGAAGGCGTCCAGGCTGAGCCGCGACCTCCGCAGGGGAGAGTCGAAGTATCTGAAGGACAGGCGCGGCATCGTGGGGCTGTCAGCTCTCGCTTCCGCCTCGATGGGGTTCATCGCGCTCTATCAGATGGGGATCATCCGGCATCTGCCCGAGCCGCCGCTTCCGATGATGGATGCAGACAAGGTCGATGCGTCGGCGGAAGCGTACGAGAGATTCTCGATGCCCGATGCGGTTCTCGGCCTCGGCAGCTACGCAGCGACGATGTCGCTTGCCGCCATGGGTGGTCCCGATCGGTACCGGACGATGCCGTGGGTTCCGCTCGCGCTCGGTGCGAAGGTCGCCTTCGATGCCGCCAATGCGGGGAAACTCACGCTCGATCAGTGGACCAAACACAAAGCCTTCTGCTTCTGGTGCCTCCTTGCGGCGGGTGCGACGTTCGCAACGGTCCCGCTCGTCGTCCGCGAACTGCGTGCGGCGGGACGGGCGATGACCGGAAAGACCGCTGAGCTCGAGTGA
- a CDS encoding DUF1440 domain-containing protein, whose translation MRTRSRRIRERSLATDLLVGTAAGVAATWVMDWVTTIMYEREPQQAKDRENAARGDQMAYETAAEKAAELLGHELSEEQRKTLGAGIHWTLGVSAGTVYGLARNQVPAAGLGSGLAYGALFWLAMDEAALTLLGLTPPPPEFPWQTHMRGLVGHLVFGVVVEAAFAIADTAQDRLSD comes from the coding sequence ATGAGAACCCGATCACGACGCATCCGTGAGCGCAGCCTGGCCACCGACCTGCTGGTCGGTACGGCTGCAGGAGTGGCCGCTACATGGGTGATGGACTGGGTAACGACCATCATGTACGAGCGGGAGCCGCAGCAGGCAAAGGATCGCGAGAACGCAGCCCGCGGCGACCAGATGGCGTACGAGACAGCGGCCGAGAAAGCCGCTGAGCTGCTCGGTCACGAGCTCTCCGAGGAGCAACGAAAGACGCTCGGCGCCGGCATCCACTGGACGCTCGGCGTTTCTGCCGGTACGGTTTACGGCCTCGCTCGGAACCAGGTTCCTGCCGCCGGGCTCGGATCAGGTCTCGCCTACGGTGCGCTCTTCTGGCTGGCGATGGATGAGGCGGCGCTCACCCTTCTCGGCCTCACTCCGCCGCCGCCCGAGTTTCCATGGCAGACGCACATGCGCGGACTCGTTGGCCATCTCGTCTTCGGCGTGGTCGTCGAGGCGGCGTTCGCCATCGCGGACACCGCGCAGGACCGGCTCTCCGACTGA
- a CDS encoding serine/threonine-protein kinase gives MSFAPGHELGDYEIIEQIGSGGMGQVYRAIDRKLNREVAIKIIHRDDAQSVARFEQEARALAALSHPNVLQVHQFGIAGDTQYLVTELLEGKTLRACLSRGSLPWRRAIDIASRICDGLAAAHAKGIVHRDLKPDNIMITPDDQVKILDFGLVRSSEEFTESDPTRARTAPGAVIGTLLYMSPEQLRGETVDATTDLFSLGSIIHEMITGRPPFLRPSASETTSAILRDEPPALERVPDSLQALVSECLARDRGRRLQSAHDLGLRLRRLTHETHGKSRPAMWIALVLLLAAAAVVVWIARDDVAPHETVREAAASSPRTLSQLTSASAVEQFPSWSPDGKWIVFTRETGNLRKLFLKSIGDAEERQLTFGDYDDIYPAWSPDGKTILFVRSREKGQRLAPGDVYGAYSGGDVWSIDLGGGAEHVLIRDAFDPAWSPDGNRIAFSAQWSGSGRIWIADPHGRNPRQATTDTTEASEHLRPSWSPGGDRIVFQYSDRTQFDIQILDLETEETQWLTKDSILDVGPVWSGDYVYFSSYRGGGINVWRSRAAPDDSFPEPPEQVTTGAGHDLDLALSADGNRLAMTTLRQNSDLWKLPVTPGGNVAGSPEVVEATTREESRASWFPDASAIAFNSDRTGDMNIWIRTLEDDAAKQVTRGPGGDFQPVWSPDGTHLVFFSGRGQSIDIWEVDLRNGSLRQLTRDPSSETHAFYSPDGSMIAYMSDANGRLELWVMSRDGSNQRQVTKNGIDVHYIRWTPDSRAVSFVSNATSPSRLAFIEIAGGDEQPTAIIGGYHHSYSPDRSHVIDVSNHQRLWVAPLATGETRTILEFEDSQVRIDYPSWSPDGQWVVFDRSRPEGGDVWMLEGSDRQ, from the coding sequence ATGAGCTTTGCGCCGGGTCATGAACTGGGCGACTACGAGATTATCGAGCAGATCGGATCCGGTGGCATGGGGCAGGTCTACCGAGCCATCGACCGAAAGCTGAATCGTGAGGTCGCCATCAAAATCATCCACAGGGACGACGCGCAGTCGGTTGCGCGCTTCGAGCAGGAGGCTCGTGCGCTTGCCGCGCTCTCCCATCCGAACGTTCTACAGGTTCACCAGTTCGGCATCGCGGGCGACACCCAATACCTCGTCACGGAGCTGCTCGAGGGGAAGACTCTTCGGGCTTGTCTCTCTCGCGGATCGCTCCCCTGGCGCCGCGCGATAGACATTGCTTCCCGAATCTGCGACGGTCTCGCCGCCGCCCACGCCAAGGGAATCGTGCACCGCGACCTCAAGCCCGACAACATCATGATCACACCGGACGATCAGGTGAAGATTCTCGATTTCGGTCTCGTCCGGTCTTCGGAAGAGTTCACGGAATCGGATCCGACCCGGGCAAGAACGGCACCGGGTGCCGTCATCGGAACCCTGCTTTACATGTCACCCGAACAGCTCAGAGGTGAGACGGTCGACGCGACCACCGATCTCTTCTCCCTCGGGTCTATCATTCACGAAATGATCACCGGCCGCCCGCCATTTCTGCGGCCGAGCGCCTCTGAAACGACGAGCGCGATCCTTCGCGACGAGCCACCCGCACTCGAACGTGTTCCCGATTCCCTCCAGGCGCTCGTCAGCGAGTGCCTGGCCAGGGACAGAGGAAGGCGTCTGCAGTCCGCCCATGATCTCGGGCTTCGTCTTCGCCGGCTGACCCACGAGACGCACGGCAAATCTCGTCCAGCGATGTGGATTGCTCTCGTGTTACTGCTGGCCGCAGCAGCGGTCGTCGTATGGATCGCTCGTGACGACGTCGCACCTCATGAGACAGTGAGAGAAGCAGCGGCCAGCTCCCCCAGAACCCTCTCGCAGCTCACGTCCGCGAGCGCTGTCGAGCAGTTCCCCTCCTGGTCGCCGGACGGGAAATGGATCGTCTTCACCAGAGAGACCGGGAACCTCAGAAAGCTCTTCCTGAAATCGATTGGCGACGCGGAGGAACGACAGCTCACGTTCGGGGATTATGATGATATCTATCCGGCCTGGTCTCCCGACGGCAAGACGATCCTCTTCGTACGTTCGCGGGAGAAGGGCCAGCGACTCGCGCCGGGGGATGTCTACGGCGCCTACTCCGGCGGAGACGTGTGGTCGATCGATCTCGGGGGCGGAGCGGAGCACGTTCTCATTCGCGATGCCTTCGACCCGGCGTGGTCTCCCGACGGGAATCGAATCGCGTTCTCGGCCCAATGGAGCGGCAGTGGCCGGATCTGGATCGCGGATCCTCATGGCCGCAATCCGAGGCAGGCGACGACTGACACGACCGAAGCGAGCGAGCATCTTCGTCCGAGCTGGTCGCCGGGCGGCGACCGTATCGTCTTCCAGTATTCGGATCGTACGCAGTTCGACATTCAGATTCTCGATCTCGAAACGGAAGAGACACAATGGCTCACGAAAGACTCGATCCTCGACGTCGGCCCCGTCTGGTCCGGCGATTACGTCTATTTCTCCTCGTACCGGGGAGGCGGGATCAACGTCTGGAGAAGCCGCGCAGCGCCGGACGACTCATTCCCCGAGCCTCCGGAGCAGGTGACGACCGGCGCGGGACACGATCTTGATCTCGCCCTCTCCGCCGATGGAAACCGGCTGGCGATGACGACCCTTCGGCAGAATTCCGATCTGTGGAAGCTCCCCGTCACCCCCGGGGGAAACGTGGCGGGCTCTCCTGAGGTCGTGGAGGCGACCACACGCGAAGAAAGCCGGGCTTCGTGGTTTCCCGACGCGTCGGCGATCGCCTTCAACTCCGACCGGACCGGCGACATGAACATCTGGATCAGGACGCTCGAGGATGACGCCGCGAAGCAGGTGACACGTGGACCGGGTGGTGACTTCCAGCCGGTGTGGTCACCGGACGGGACCCATCTCGTCTTCTTTTCCGGCCGTGGCCAATCGATCGACATCTGGGAGGTCGATCTGCGGAACGGCTCGCTTCGGCAGCTCACCCGCGATCCCTCTAGTGAGACTCATGCCTTTTACTCACCGGATGGCAGCATGATCGCCTACATGTCGGACGCCAATGGCAGACTCGAATTGTGGGTGATGAGCCGGGACGGCTCGAACCAGCGCCAGGTCACGAAGAACGGCATCGACGTTCACTACATCCGCTGGACCCCGGACTCCAGGGCCGTTTCGTTCGTCTCGAACGCCACATCCCCTTCCCGCCTCGCGTTCATCGAAATCGCCGGTGGCGACGAGCAACCAACCGCGATCATAGGCGGGTATCACCACTCGTATTCGCCGGACCGTTCGCATGTCATCGATGTCTCGAATCACCAGCGGCTATGGGTGGCGCCGCTCGCGACCGGAGAGACGAGGACGATTCTCGAATTCGAAGACTCCCAGGTGAGGATCGACTACCCGTCCTGGTCACCCGATGGCCAGTGGGTCGTATTCGACCGATCGCGTCCGGAGGGAGGAGACGTCTGGATGCTCGAGGGGTCTGATCGCCAGTGA
- a CDS encoding DUF3179 domain-containing protein, which translates to MRLRVIAPLVLTLTVSACAAPNVDDPRREPKTRDGLPHITEVENDPVHTLLAPDAIPAIDEPEFVRAADATFMDDDEPVIGVVLDGVARAYSTWHLDRHEIVNDTIASKPLAVTW; encoded by the coding sequence ATGCGTCTCCGCGTGATTGCTCCGCTCGTTCTGACACTTACGGTTTCTGCCTGTGCAGCGCCAAACGTCGACGATCCGAGGAGGGAGCCGAAAACGAGGGACGGATTGCCGCACATCACCGAGGTTGAAAACGATCCCGTTCACACGCTGCTCGCTCCCGACGCGATCCCCGCCATCGACGAGCCGGAGTTCGTTCGGGCGGCCGATGCGACGTTCATGGATGACGACGAGCCGGTCATCGGTGTCGTCTTGGACGGGGTGGCGAGGGCGTACTCCACATGGCACCTCGACCGCCACGAGATCGTCAACGATACGATCGCCTCGAAGCCGCTCGCGGTCACCTGGTGA
- a CDS encoding alpha/beta hydrolase, with amino-acid sequence MRSRTEVINGTPTRWEEDGDGIPVVLVHGIPTSPDLWRKVTPLVPNARKLCFEMIGYGDSIAAGAEREISVARQADYLLDWLDALQVERAILVGHDLGGGVVQIAAVRRASLAAGILLTNAIGYDSWPIPSVKMMRAIGGLVRHLPAGVVKAMVAPLFVRGHDDQDVARESFRIHWSRYERDRAGVALIRQMRSLDVNDTLSVADDLPRLRGTPSRLIWGAADPFQPVKYGERFAHDLDAPLERIEGGKHFTPEDHPDIIARGINDLVEANR; translated from the coding sequence ATGCGATCGCGTACCGAAGTGATCAACGGCACGCCGACACGCTGGGAGGAGGATGGCGACGGCATTCCCGTCGTTCTCGTCCACGGAATACCGACCTCACCCGATCTGTGGCGAAAAGTGACGCCGCTCGTTCCCAACGCCCGCAAACTCTGCTTCGAGATGATCGGCTATGGCGACTCGATTGCGGCGGGCGCAGAACGGGAGATATCAGTCGCGCGTCAAGCGGACTACCTCCTCGACTGGCTGGACGCTCTGCAGGTCGAGCGTGCAATTCTCGTCGGGCATGATCTGGGTGGCGGAGTCGTGCAGATCGCAGCCGTCCGACGCGCTTCACTCGCGGCCGGAATTCTGCTCACGAATGCAATCGGATACGACTCGTGGCCGATACCGAGCGTGAAAATGATGCGGGCGATCGGTGGTCTGGTACGGCATCTTCCTGCAGGCGTGGTCAAAGCGATGGTGGCTCCGCTGTTCGTGCGCGGCCATGATGATCAGGACGTCGCGCGCGAATCATTTCGTATCCACTGGTCCCGCTACGAGCGCGACCGTGCTGGAGTGGCTCTCATCCGGCAGATGAGATCATTGGACGTCAACGACACACTGTCAGTAGCGGACGACCTTCCGCGCCTGCGCGGCACTCCGTCACGATTGATCTGGGGAGCCGCCGATCCTTTCCAGCCGGTGAAATATGGCGAGCGCTTCGCTCATGACCTCGATGCGCCTCTCGAGCGCATCGAGGGAGGAAAACATTTCACTCCTGAAGATCACCCCGACATCATCGCCCGCGGTATCAATGATCTCGTTGAGGCCAACCGTTGA
- a CDS encoding DUF3179 domain-containing protein encodes MYARPEVDDGPTTLGVSGMLWRDSLVMYDRATRSLWSQVNGRAVAGPMKGRRLEEFPSEQMTWAEWKRRHPDTLVLVKPRLRGSTYDRYFDDPRMIGVRGSRNPDPRLPGKELVLGLEHDGRFAAVPISALRQRPILLTTALDRPIVVTRTAAFDRRHGDRSLTFEPFDGARMRDRETGSIWSLDSGEAIDGPLQGQHLARISAKTVYWAIWAKFHPETAVIEP; translated from the coding sequence GTGTACGCCCGACCGGAAGTCGACGACGGTCCGACCACCCTGGGCGTGTCGGGGATGCTGTGGCGTGATTCTCTCGTGATGTACGATCGTGCGACGCGCTCGCTCTGGAGCCAGGTCAATGGCCGGGCTGTCGCCGGGCCGATGAAAGGACGGCGGCTCGAAGAGTTTCCGTCCGAGCAGATGACGTGGGCCGAGTGGAAGCGCCGCCATCCGGACACACTGGTCCTCGTCAAGCCCCGCCTTCGCGGTTCGACGTACGATCGATACTTCGATGATCCCCGCATGATCGGGGTCCGCGGGTCGCGGAACCCCGATCCTCGCCTGCCGGGAAAGGAGCTCGTTCTCGGCCTCGAGCACGATGGCCGCTTCGCCGCCGTGCCGATCTCTGCGCTCCGACAGCGTCCGATCCTTCTGACCACAGCGCTCGACCGTCCAATCGTCGTCACCCGCACCGCCGCCTTCGACCGGCGTCATGGCGATCGCTCGCTCACATTCGAGCCTTTTGACGGAGCGCGGATGCGCGATCGGGAAACCGGTTCGATCTGGTCACTGGACAGCGGAGAAGCGATCGACGGACCGCTCCAGGGGCAGCACCTCGCGCGCATCTCGGCGAAGACTGTCTACTGGGCGATCTGGGCGAAATTTCATCCCGAGACCGCGGTGATCGAACCATGA
- a CDS encoding RNA polymerase sigma factor has product MNETVPTDVSAEWSDDADFEDLLHAAFRYAMALTHAVEEAEDLVHDACVAVVRSGGSWDKAYLLTTIRNRFIDRYRRNRRILFVPIEEDADLPAVSLKEQDYLLSGALDQALGELRAEERETLFLAVVEGYTAQEIADLTRRPRGTVLSLLHRTKSKLRTLLNCRTGAEGSI; this is encoded by the coding sequence GTGAATGAAACCGTGCCGACAGATGTCTCGGCGGAGTGGTCTGACGACGCAGATTTCGAAGATCTGCTGCACGCTGCATTCCGCTATGCAATGGCGCTCACCCACGCGGTGGAAGAGGCGGAAGATCTGGTCCATGATGCCTGCGTGGCTGTCGTCCGCTCGGGCGGCTCCTGGGATAAGGCGTATCTCCTGACGACGATCCGGAACCGGTTCATCGACAGGTACCGGCGCAATCGGCGCATTCTTTTCGTTCCAATCGAAGAAGACGCCGATCTGCCGGCTGTCTCGCTGAAGGAGCAGGACTATCTCCTTTCCGGCGCACTCGATCAGGCGCTCGGCGAGCTCAGGGCGGAGGAGCGGGAGACGCTTTTTCTGGCCGTGGTCGAGGGCTATACCGCGCAGGAGATCGCCGATCTGACGCGCCGGCCGCGGGGGACGGTGCTGAGTCTGCTGCATCGAACAAAATCGAAACTGAGGACCCTTCTGAATTGCCGGACCGGCGCAGAGGGAAGCATATGA
- a CDS encoding formylglycine-generating enzyme family protein, which translates to MVMIPGGTYRIGDDSDHAAADAPLREVAIQPFYIDTHEVTNRQFREFVEATGYRTTAERQGGGWGYRSGASDWEYLRGASWLEPLGPGSSIDGALDHPVVLVSWEDARAYSAWAGKRLPTEAEWEVAARAGVSAGNTTSRHRDPSKDGSANVWQGTWPRRNELVDGFFYTAPAGTFEPNDLGLYDMIGNVWEWTEDPYDRVNAPEMRVARGASWFCSASYCGAYRPGFRGKSPISRGFNNVGFRCVKDAVSLSNES; encoded by the coding sequence ATGGTGATGATTCCTGGCGGCACGTACCGGATCGGGGACGACTCCGACCATGCGGCTGCGGATGCGCCATTGCGCGAGGTCGCCATTCAACCCTTCTATATCGACACGCACGAGGTCACCAACCGCCAGTTTCGCGAGTTCGTCGAGGCGACCGGCTACCGAACGACCGCGGAACGTCAGGGGGGAGGTTGGGGCTACCGATCGGGAGCATCGGACTGGGAGTATCTCCGCGGTGCCAGCTGGCTTGAGCCGCTCGGTCCTGGAAGCTCGATCGACGGCGCACTCGATCATCCCGTCGTTCTCGTTTCATGGGAAGACGCACGCGCGTATTCCGCGTGGGCCGGCAAGCGGCTTCCGACCGAAGCGGAGTGGGAGGTCGCCGCCCGCGCCGGTGTATCGGCAGGCAACACCACTTCCCGTCATCGCGACCCCTCGAAGGATGGATCTGCGAATGTCTGGCAGGGAACCTGGCCGCGCAGGAACGAGCTGGTGGACGGATTTTTCTACACTGCACCCGCCGGTACGTTCGAGCCGAACGACCTCGGCCTTTACGACATGATCGGGAACGTCTGGGAGTGGACCGAAGATCCGTACGATCGGGTCAACGCGCCGGAGATGCGTGTCGCCCGCGGTGCCTCGTGGTTCTGCTCGGCAAGCTACTGCGGTGCCTATCGTCCCGGGTTTCGCGGCAAGAGTCCGATCTCGCGCGGGTTCAACAATGTCGGGTTCCGCTGCGTGAAAGATGCGGTGTCACTGAGCAATGAGAGTTGA
- a CDS encoding ZIP family zinc transporter, giving the protein MLWVLAVARHNSRTIRAMGEFGKVLLLALIPAAGVIGGGLVGELMAISRKARSMALHAAAGIVLSVVAVELLPEAITVDPPWAAIVAFACGGLFFVGIDRAVDLIASREENGGRGPWMIYVAVAMDLFTDGIMVGSGSTVRFSLALMLATAQIPGNLPEGFATAATMKRSGVARKSRLAALLALTLVAVAGACSGYFLLRDQPLVWRMATLAFTAGILTTAVVEEIIPESHEKGEARAAVLFFIGGFVLFMAIASYVG; this is encoded by the coding sequence ATGCTCTGGGTCCTGGCGGTCGCGAGGCACAATTCCCGCACGATCCGGGCCATGGGGGAGTTCGGAAAAGTTCTTCTGCTCGCGCTGATTCCAGCTGCCGGAGTGATCGGCGGGGGGCTCGTCGGGGAACTGATGGCGATCAGCCGCAAGGCGAGAAGCATGGCGCTTCATGCCGCGGCCGGTATCGTCCTTTCAGTAGTTGCGGTGGAACTGTTGCCGGAGGCAATCACGGTCGATCCGCCCTGGGCGGCAATCGTTGCGTTCGCGTGCGGCGGGCTCTTCTTCGTCGGCATCGATCGCGCGGTCGATCTCATCGCAAGTCGCGAGGAGAATGGCGGGCGCGGGCCGTGGATGATCTACGTGGCGGTCGCCATGGATCTTTTCACCGACGGCATCATGGTGGGGTCCGGCAGCACCGTTCGCTTCAGTCTTGCTCTGATGCTGGCGACCGCGCAGATTCCGGGTAACCTTCCCGAAGGTTTTGCGACCGCCGCAACGATGAAGCGTTCCGGAGTCGCCCGGAAGTCTCGTCTTGCAGCGCTGCTCGCTCTGACGCTCGTTGCAGTCGCAGGAGCCTGCAGCGGCTACTTTCTCCTGAGGGACCAGCCACTGGTCTGGCGAATGGCCACGCTGGCCTTTACAGCAGGAATCCTGACGACTGCAGTCGTCGAAGAGATCATTCCCGAATCCCATGAGAAAGGCGAGGCGCGCGCTGCAGTGCTCTTTTTCATCGGAGGCTTCGTTCTCTTCATGGCCATCGCGTCCTACGTCGGGTGA